A window from Saccharomyces eubayanus strain FM1318 chromosome XIV, whole genome shotgun sequence encodes these proteins:
- the NOP15 gene encoding rRNA-binding ribosome biosynthesis protein NOP15 gives MVKSVKKSSTKEVVNKITKEEKPVQKKEEELQLESSSTSSDEEDKIDEDKIEGLAVSDDEQDGTHKIKKLNPKKKVDQKISKDKKKLDEYSAIIYVSRLPHGFHEKELSKYFAQFGDLREVRLARNKKSGNSRHYGFLEFVNKEDALVAQESMNNYLLMGHLLQVRLLPNGAKIEKLYKYKKRVLVEKGVTKPVKQLKENMKQKHEERINKLAKSGIEFKW, from the coding sequence ATGGTCAAGTCAGTAAAGAAGAGTTCCACCAAGGAAGTCGTAAACAAAataaccaaagaagaaaaaccagtacagaaaaaagaagaggaatTACAGTTAGAATCATCATCTACCAGttcagatgaagaagacaaaatcGATGAAGACAAAATTGAAGGTTTGGCTGTTTCTGATGATGAACAAGACGGTACGcacaaaattaaaaagtTGAATCCTAAGAAGAAAgttgatcaaaaaatatcaaaggacaagaagaaactcGACGAATATTCTGCCATTATTTATGTTAGCAGATTACCACATGGGTTCCACGAAAAGGAACTAAGTAAATATTTTGCTCAATTTGGTGATTTGAGGGAAGTGAGATTAGCACGTAATAAGAAATCAGGAAACTCTAGACATTATGGGTTTTTAGAATTCGTTAACAAAGAGGACGCGCTGGTTGCCCAAGAATCCATGAACAATTACTTGTTAATGGGCCATCTATTACAAGTACGTCTATTACCAAACGGAGCcaaaatcgaaaaattATACAAGTACAAGAAAAGAGTCTTGGTAGAGAAGGGTGTTACCAAGCCAGTGAAGCAACTAAAGGAAAACATGAAGCAAAAACATGAAGAAAGGATAAATAAATTGGCCAAGTCAGGCATCGAATTCAAATGGTGA